In the Oncorhynchus nerka isolate Pitt River linkage group LG2, Oner_Uvic_2.0, whole genome shotgun sequence genome, one interval contains:
- the LOC115142598 gene encoding ETS-related transcription factor Elf-3-like has translation MSSASELCRVLTNANMTMYQTGSSEPLQPQPLQPSLTTLSLPATGDLLQLSDLSTCSSSILVQWYDQNPQYWSKQNVLEWISFYVEGNKFDASTLSLSCCFMDGSTLCQLTRDQLLNMFGMSLGAQLYQSLMELKAKYDLNETCKLLDNFLHEFLDFPLLSTVEVNEVVKETSYNDFSHVFKNFNFDNMKPLSDHGYESDSMHSSSSGGMLSFQNPSSPESRSSESDPEFSYPQIAKMHIKTERGEILKRGRGRPPKHSHDPRHYQTSKKSKHAPRGTHLWEFIRDILIHPELNQNQGLMKWEDRSEGVFKFLKSEAVAQLWGQKKKNSSMTYEKLSRAMRYYYKREILDRVDGRRLVYKFGKNSTGWKVEETRLHGM, from the exons ATGTCGTCTGCCAGTGAGCTGTGTAGGGTCCTGACCAACGCCAACATGACCATGTACCAGACTGGAAGCTCCGAGCCCCTGCAGCCTCAGCCGCTGCAGCCCAGTCTCACCACCTTGTCTCTGCCCGCCACAGGAGACCTGCTGCAGCTCTCAGACCTCTCCACATGCAGCTCGAGCATACTGG TTCAATGGTATGACCAGAACCCTCAGTACTGGAGCAAGCAGAATGTGTTGGAGTGGATCAGCTTCTATGTGGAGGGCAATAAGTTTGATGCCAGCACACTGAGCCTATCCTGCTGCTTCATGGACGGATCCACGCTCTGCCAACTGACCAGAGATCAGCTGTTAAACATGTTTGGAATGTCCCTCGGGGCTCAGCTCTACCAAAGCCTGATGGAACTCAAGGCCAAATATG ATCTAAATGAGACCTGTAAGCTCCTGGACAACTTCCTGCATGAGTTTCTAGACTTTCCTCTGCTCAGCACAGTAGAAGTAAATGAAG tTGTGAAAGAGACAAGCTACAACGACTTCTCACATGTCTTCAAGAACTTCAACTTCGATAACATGAAGCCGCTCAGCGACCACGGATACGAGTCCGACAGCATGCACAGCTCCTCGTCAG GTGGAATGCTCAGCTTCCAGAACCCCAGCTCTCCAGAATCCAGGAGCAGTGAGTCCGACCCAGAGTTCTCCTACCCACAGATAGCCA AAATGCAcataaagacagagaggggagagatactgaagagaggcagaggaagacCTCCCAAACACAGCCACGATCCCAGACACTACCAGACCTCCAAGAAGAGCAAACATG CGCCCCGTGGGACCCACCTGTGGGAGTTCATTAGGGACATCCTGATCCACCCAGAGCTGAACCAGAACCAGGGACTTATGAAGTGGGAGGACCGCAGTGAGGGCGTCTTCAAGTTCCTCAAGTCTGAGGCTGTGGCCCAGCTGTGGgggcagaagaagaagaacagcAGCATGACATACGAGAAGCTCAGCCGCGCCATGAG ATACTACTATAAGAGAGAGATCCTGGATAGGGTGGACGGTAGACGGCTGGTCTATAAGTTTGGGAAGAACTCCACCGGCTGGAAGGTGGAAGAGACCAGGCTGCATGGCATGTGA